Proteins encoded within one genomic window of Formosa agariphila KMM 3901:
- a CDS encoding VOC family protein, producing MSVNQDYPKSFSHIGITVPDIKKAVKFYTEVMGWYTIMEPSTIKKEKDTAIGIMCIDVFGEDWEEFEIAHLSTSDGVGVEIFCFPHGVKEAPEFSPFNTGLFHFSIQDPNIEDLIDKIVAYGGKQRMPIREYYPGEKPFKMCYVEDPFGIVFEIYTHSYELTYSSGAYTK from the coding sequence ATGTCAGTAAATCAAGATTACCCAAAGTCATTTTCACATATTGGAATCACTGTTCCAGACATTAAAAAAGCTGTAAAATTCTATACAGAAGTTATGGGTTGGTATACGATTATGGAACCATCAACCATTAAAAAAGAAAAAGATACAGCTATTGGTATTATGTGTATAGATGTGTTTGGTGAAGATTGGGAAGAATTTGAAATTGCTCATTTATCAACTTCAGATGGTGTAGGTGTTGAGATTTTCTGTTTTCCTCATGGCGTTAAAGAAGCTCCAGAATTTAGTCCATTTAACACTGGATTATTTCATTTTAGCATTCAAGACCCAAATATTGAAGATTTAATAGATAAAATCGTGGCTTACGGTGGTAAACAACGTATGCCAATTCGAGAATATTATCCAGGTGAAAAACCGTTTAAAATGTGTTATGTTGAAGATCCTTTCGGAATTGTTTTTGAAATCTACACACACAGTTACGAGTTAACATATTCTTCTGGTGCCTATACCAAATAG
- a CDS encoding winged helix-turn-helix transcriptional regulator, with translation MNLIGTKWKPLILFHLLEGSLRSGVLQKQIIGISNKMFTQTIRELEKDGLVKRKVFPVVPPKVEYTLTERGKSLESVLRGLDAWGMQDSQL, from the coding sequence ATGAATTTAATAGGAACAAAATGGAAACCTTTAATACTATTTCATTTATTAGAGGGGAGTTTACGTTCTGGCGTATTACAAAAGCAAATTATTGGCATTTCGAATAAAATGTTTACACAAACTATTCGTGAACTCGAAAAAGACGGATTGGTTAAGAGAAAAGTGTTTCCTGTAGTGCCGCCTAAAGTAGAATATACATTAACAGAACGTGGAAAGTCGTTAGAGTCTGTTTTAAGAGGTTTAGATGCTTGGGGAATGCAAGATAGCCAGCTTTAG
- a CDS encoding LLM class flavin-dependent oxidoreductase, translating to MSRGSLSNIKFSVLDLVPITKGNTQQQAMHNALNLAQHTEALGFSRYWISEHHNMDSLVSSATVVLLGFIAQGTSTIKVGSGGIMLPNHAPLVVAEQFGTLETLYPGRIDLGLGRAPGTDQRTAMALRRDRQESVQDFPNNIQELQDYFTNEDLGNPVRAIPGEGLDLPIYLLGSSTFSADLAAKKGLPYAFASHFAPAQLFDALHIYNNSFTPSSTHEKPYSMACVNVIAAETDAEAQVLATSLFQLAMGIITNVRRPLQPPVASMDGIWNDQQQAMIMNMLHYTFIGSKATIEKEISEFVAKTQIQELIVVSHIYDHEARKKSYEILSEIF from the coding sequence ATGAGTCGAGGTAGTTTGAGTAATATAAAGTTTTCAGTGTTAGATTTAGTTCCTATTACAAAAGGAAATACCCAACAACAAGCTATGCATAATGCTTTGAATTTAGCACAGCATACCGAGGCATTGGGCTTTTCCCGCTATTGGATTTCTGAACACCATAATATGGATAGTTTAGTAAGTTCTGCTACCGTGGTTTTATTAGGATTTATTGCTCAAGGAACTTCAACTATTAAAGTAGGCTCTGGTGGAATTATGTTACCTAATCATGCGCCTTTAGTGGTTGCAGAACAATTTGGAACATTAGAAACCTTATACCCAGGACGTATAGATTTAGGTTTAGGAAGAGCACCAGGAACAGATCAGCGTACCGCAATGGCATTACGTCGCGATAGGCAAGAGAGCGTTCAGGATTTTCCGAATAATATTCAAGAATTACAAGATTATTTTACAAATGAAGATTTAGGGAATCCAGTTAGAGCGATTCCTGGAGAAGGTTTAGACTTGCCTATTTATTTATTAGGGTCAAGTACATTTAGTGCCGATTTAGCAGCTAAAAAAGGGTTGCCTTATGCGTTTGCAAGTCATTTTGCACCAGCTCAGTTATTCGATGCCTTACATATTTATAATAATTCTTTTACTCCAAGTTCTACACACGAAAAACCTTATAGTATGGCGTGTGTAAATGTTATCGCTGCAGAGACAGATGCTGAAGCACAAGTTTTAGCAACGAGTTTATTTCAATTGGCTATGGGAATAATAACGAATGTGCGCCGACCACTGCAACCACCTGTAGCATCTATGGATGGTATTTGGAATGACCAACAACAAGCCATGATTATGAATATGTTGCATTACACATTTATTGGGTCTAAAGCTACAATTGAAAAAGAGATTTCTGAATTTGTTGCTAAAACACAAATACAGGAGTTAATTGTAGTATCTCATATTTATGATCATGAAGCACGTAAAAAATCTTATGAAATATTGAGTGAAATATTTTAA
- a CDS encoding GNAT family N-acetyltransferase has translation MILFETERLIIKRLEVVDKTYFSELFTDQNVLRLIPQQPLSELQITDIFNKNLNLELSHLNTRKCICGIYIKENPELIGLSLFLINENDDKELGYRFREAYWGKGFGTETTKGMLKYYFENLKVKKVTADVNIDNIASVKVLEKFMKPVHEFFNEKDDCTDRRYEVKINGLQIS, from the coding sequence ATGATATTATTCGAAACCGAAAGATTAATTATTAAACGCTTAGAAGTTGTAGATAAAACATACTTTTCTGAACTTTTTACAGACCAAAATGTTCTAAGGTTAATTCCACAACAACCATTATCGGAACTTCAAATAACCGATATATTCAATAAAAACTTGAATTTAGAATTATCGCATTTAAACACACGCAAATGTATATGTGGAATTTACATTAAAGAAAACCCTGAATTAATTGGACTTTCATTATTTCTAATCAATGAAAATGATGACAAAGAATTAGGATATAGATTTAGAGAAGCATATTGGGGTAAAGGATTTGGAACTGAAACCACTAAAGGAATGTTGAAATATTATTTCGAAAATCTAAAAGTTAAAAAAGTGACCGCAGATGTAAACATAGACAATATTGCATCTGTAAAGGTTTTAGAAAAATTCATGAAACCAGTACACGAATTTTTTAATGAAAAAGACGATTGCACCGATAGAAGATATGAAGTAAAAATAAATGGCCTACAGATATCTTAA
- a CDS encoding alpha/beta fold hydrolase: MIRKTILILCIVLTIPKLAHAQENLQWLDLELSNYNYPYAVKSIDLHIQNQDLQMAYMDIKPANYNGKNIMLLHGKNFNGAYWKTTIEQLSKAGFRVIVPDQIGFGKSSKPEHFHYTFQQLAQNTKAVLDTLHISKTAVLGHSMGGMLATRFALMYPEITEKLILENPIGLEDWKLKVPYKSVEENYNSELKKDYESIKKYQLVSYYDNTWKPEYDQWVNLLAGWTLNSDYKKIAWNSALTSDMIFTQPVVYEFGKISSPTLLIIGTRDRTALGKPLVTDAVRKTMGLYNELGKKTQKAIPDAQLIELDNIGHLPHIESFDRFITPLINFLKS; encoded by the coding sequence ATGATTAGAAAAACAATTTTAATACTTTGTATAGTTTTAACCATCCCTAAACTAGCACATGCACAAGAAAATTTACAATGGTTAGATTTAGAATTATCGAATTACAATTATCCATACGCTGTTAAATCCATTGACTTACACATCCAGAATCAAGATTTGCAAATGGCCTATATGGACATTAAACCAGCGAATTACAATGGAAAAAATATCATGTTATTACATGGTAAAAACTTTAATGGCGCATATTGGAAAACTACTATAGAGCAATTATCTAAAGCTGGTTTTCGTGTTATAGTTCCTGATCAGATTGGTTTTGGAAAATCGTCTAAGCCAGAACATTTTCATTATACTTTTCAGCAACTGGCACAAAATACAAAAGCAGTTCTAGATACATTACACATTTCAAAAACGGCTGTTTTAGGGCATTCTATGGGCGGTATGCTTGCTACACGATTTGCTCTAATGTATCCTGAAATTACCGAAAAATTAATATTAGAAAACCCAATCGGGTTAGAAGACTGGAAACTAAAAGTTCCTTATAAATCGGTAGAAGAGAATTATAACAGTGAATTAAAAAAAGATTATGAATCTATTAAAAAATATCAACTCGTTAGTTATTACGATAACACATGGAAACCCGAATATGACCAATGGGTAAATCTATTGGCGGGTTGGACATTAAATTCTGATTATAAAAAAATCGCATGGAATTCAGCATTAACGTCCGATATGATTTTTACACAACCCGTGGTTTACGAATTTGGTAAAATTAGTTCACCTACTTTATTAATTATCGGCACAAGAGATAGAACCGCTTTAGGCAAACCTTTGGTAACAGATGCCGTTAGAAAAACCATGGGACTTTATAATGAATTAGGAAAGAAAACTCAGAAAGCTATTCCAGATGCGCAACTTATAGAATTAGACAATATTGGCCATTTACCACATATAGAAAGTTTTGATCGATTTATTACACCGTTAATTAACTTCTTAAAATCGTAA
- a CDS encoding septal ring lytic transglycosylase RlpA family protein, with product MTLYIRIICFSLLIMVSQTVLAQKTTGKASYYSNEFQGKETASGELYNASELTAAHRTLPFNTKIKVTNLRNNKSVIVRINDRGPHKKSRIIDLSFTAAKTIDLIHEGIANVKLEILEE from the coding sequence ATGACTTTATACATTCGAATTATTTGTTTTTCATTACTTATAATGGTTAGCCAAACGGTACTAGCTCAAAAAACTACTGGAAAAGCATCTTATTACAGTAATGAATTTCAAGGTAAAGAAACAGCTAGTGGTGAACTTTATAATGCTTCTGAATTAACTGCTGCACACCGTACATTACCATTTAATACAAAAATTAAAGTCACCAATTTAAGGAATAACAAATCTGTAATAGTTAGAATTAACGATCGTGGACCTCATAAAAAAAGTCGTATTATAGATTTGTCATTTACTGCCGCTAAAACAATAGACCTCATTCATGAAGGCATTGCAAACGTAAAACTTGAAATTCTAGAAGAATAA
- a CDS encoding glycoside hydrolase family 1 protein, translated as MKSKQFPKQFKWGVTISSYQNEGAYNSHGKGPSIWDTFTHKTSFKKGNGNTATDFYSNYKADIAHVKALNLDCFRFSLSWSRIFPLGVGDVNAEGVKFYHDVIDYALELGIEPWVTLYHWDLPQALQDQGGWTNRNILHWFETYVEFCTKEYGLKVKTWIILNEPMSFVGLGYYMGMHAPGKKGVSNFLPAAHHAALCQSLGGRIVRKNVEKASIGTTFSCSYVRPFNRRVIHKHAAVRVDALLNRFFLEPALGMGYPTDAFAGLNFMSKYMKPGDEELLPFDFDFIGVQYYFKVVAKFSLLPPILFATEVPAEKRDVKINAMNLEIYPKGLYKMLEKFNAYPQIKSIYITESGVCFEDELIDGKVNDKNRINYFKKTFKYTLKAIENNMPIKGYFIWTLVDNFEWAEGIKPRFGIIHNDFSTQKRTIKKSGLWLKRFLSKRNNKI; from the coding sequence GTGAAATCAAAACAATTTCCAAAACAGTTTAAATGGGGCGTCACCATATCGTCTTATCAAAATGAAGGCGCTTATAACAGTCATGGCAAAGGCCCATCTATTTGGGATACCTTTACCCATAAAACATCATTTAAAAAAGGAAATGGAAATACGGCAACCGATTTTTATTCCAATTACAAAGCGGACATTGCTCATGTTAAAGCCCTTAATTTAGATTGTTTTAGGTTTTCATTATCATGGTCTAGAATTTTCCCTTTAGGTGTTGGCGACGTAAATGCTGAAGGCGTGAAGTTTTATCATGATGTTATCGATTATGCTTTAGAATTAGGCATTGAACCTTGGGTTACACTCTACCATTGGGATTTACCTCAAGCTTTACAAGACCAAGGCGGATGGACCAATCGAAATATATTGCATTGGTTTGAAACTTATGTCGAATTTTGTACAAAAGAATATGGCCTGAAAGTTAAAACGTGGATTATACTAAACGAACCAATGAGTTTTGTGGGTTTAGGCTATTATATGGGCATGCATGCGCCTGGAAAAAAAGGCGTATCAAACTTTCTACCCGCTGCGCATCACGCTGCTCTTTGTCAGTCGCTAGGAGGCCGAATTGTGAGAAAAAATGTTGAAAAAGCTAGTATTGGCACCACCTTTTCCTGCTCTTATGTGCGTCCATTTAACAGACGGGTAATTCATAAACATGCAGCCGTTCGTGTTGATGCTTTATTAAATCGATTCTTTTTAGAACCAGCGTTAGGCATGGGCTATCCAACAGATGCTTTTGCCGGATTAAATTTTATGTCTAAATATATGAAACCTGGAGATGAGGAATTATTGCCATTCGATTTCGACTTTATTGGTGTACAATACTATTTTAAAGTCGTAGCTAAATTTAGTTTACTCCCTCCTATTCTATTTGCAACCGAAGTTCCTGCAGAAAAAAGAGATGTTAAGATAAATGCCATGAATTTGGAAATATATCCGAAAGGATTATATAAAATGTTAGAAAAATTCAATGCCTATCCCCAAATAAAATCTATTTATATTACAGAGTCTGGCGTGTGTTTTGAAGATGAATTAATCGATGGAAAAGTCAACGACAAAAACCGAATTAACTACTTCAAGAAAACTTTTAAATATACCCTTAAAGCTATTGAAAATAATATGCCCATAAAAGGCTATTTTATATGGACGTTAGTCGATAATTTTGAATGGGCAGAAGGTATAAAACCTCGATTTGGTATAATTCACAACGATTTTAGCACACAGAAACGCACCATTAAAAAATCGGGTTTATGGTTAAAACGGTTCTTAAGTAAACGAAACAACAAGATTTGA
- a CDS encoding DUF4251 domain-containing protein, with the protein MKKHIILLVVLVFGMQLTFSQTKAEKKAAKKEKAEQNYTAIKKLIDTKQYTFEGSWATSQGGRRINLIGNTNFLNVDKDSTDAYLPYFGVAHIASYGGDGGIKFDGPYEDYKLSFNDKKQVVTVSYSTSHKSEKIDVTLRVFSPETASLVIYSSNRNSISYDGSIKALKKDEENEASN; encoded by the coding sequence ATGAAAAAACATATCATTTTATTAGTCGTATTAGTTTTCGGGATGCAACTTACTTTTTCACAAACTAAAGCTGAAAAAAAAGCCGCTAAGAAAGAAAAAGCGGAACAAAATTATACAGCCATAAAAAAACTTATCGATACAAAACAATATACGTTCGAGGGCAGTTGGGCTACATCTCAAGGTGGTAGACGTATTAATTTAATTGGAAATACTAATTTTTTAAATGTTGATAAAGATTCAACTGATGCTTATTTACCTTATTTTGGAGTGGCACATATTGCTTCCTACGGTGGTGATGGCGGTATAAAATTTGACGGTCCGTATGAAGATTATAAGCTAAGTTTTAATGACAAAAAACAAGTGGTTACCGTTAGTTATTCAACATCTCATAAATCTGAAAAAATAGATGTAACGCTTCGTGTTTTTAGTCCGGAAACAGCATCTTTAGTTATTTATAGTAGCAATAGAAATAGTATTTCTTACGATGGAAGTATTAAAGCTTTAAAGAAAGATGAAGAAAACGAAGCTTCTAATTAA
- a CDS encoding YoaK family protein: MFRHQGKSRTLKHNLRIATILSFVAGIVNVSGFLAFHQLTTNVTGHFALFISDVANFDFWIGTIYFLYIFSFLLGSFVSSFLIEKFKANKKLNVFVLPTLIECFILISIAIISNTTQIKYPDFIVCLLLFAMGLQNSFVTKISNAVVRTTHLTGLFTDLGIEFSQLLFPESHPNREKIKATIKLRIFIICFFFLGGLIGGFLYSRLNLKLNSLIFGALILLVSLSFDDLRYKLIRTKRKYKQRQITLHKNV, encoded by the coding sequence ATGTTTAGACATCAGGGTAAAAGCAGAACTTTAAAACATAATCTGCGAATTGCTACGATTTTGTCTTTTGTTGCTGGAATCGTGAATGTTTCTGGATTTTTAGCTTTTCATCAACTTACAACTAACGTCACTGGGCACTTTGCACTCTTTATTAGTGATGTAGCAAACTTTGACTTCTGGATTGGAACTATTTATTTTCTTTATATATTTTCTTTTCTTCTCGGTTCTTTTGTATCCAGTTTCCTAATTGAAAAATTCAAGGCGAATAAAAAACTTAACGTATTTGTTTTACCAACTTTAATTGAATGTTTTATTCTAATATCAATCGCAATTATAAGTAATACAACACAAATAAAATATCCCGATTTTATAGTCTGTCTATTACTTTTCGCAATGGGACTTCAAAACTCATTTGTTACAAAAATTTCTAATGCAGTTGTAAGAACAACGCATCTCACAGGATTATTTACAGATTTAGGCATTGAATTCTCTCAACTTTTATTTCCTGAATCTCATCCAAATAGAGAAAAAATTAAAGCAACAATTAAACTGAGAATTTTTATAATCTGCTTCTTCTTTTTAGGCGGATTAATAGGTGGATTTCTTTACTCACGCCTTAACTTAAAATTGAACAGCTTAATTTTTGGAGCACTAATTTTGCTTGTCAGTTTATCTTTTGATGATTTGAGATATAAATTAATCCGAACAAAAAGAAAATACAAACAAAGACAAATTACGTTACATAAAAACGTATAA
- a CDS encoding DUF6051 family protein, protein MSNKTETLEYPFESLSYNILPGASDYTCLKHNISLTNTSQFRTEVGTIHDNVHIKDISVDENRFFNYTIIKPKNKTVAENVIFLLHGFNEKDWTKYLSWAQAICEGTGSHIVLFPLAFHMQRAPKYWSNKRHMYKLSENRKERYPNIIDSTLSNVAISMRLHAMPQRFIYSGLQSYYDIIQLIEEFKTGKNPHISKDFSFNIFAYSIGGFLAQILKLTNYNNYFSDSKMCLFCSGTTFNRFSSVSKFILDSEANVALYSFLIEHFDKFLKTDNILNHYILNDHLEGEVFNCMLDYQKKRVFREDLLRKHEDQIYAITLTKDKVIPSFEIINTLKGAYRDINIKVDELDFDRPYTHVNPFPANLSSDQQVTDDFNLVFNKVCDFFNA, encoded by the coding sequence ATGAGTAACAAAACAGAAACGTTAGAATACCCTTTTGAATCTTTATCGTATAACATTCTACCTGGAGCATCAGACTATACTTGCCTAAAGCACAACATAAGCTTAACCAACACGTCACAATTTAGAACAGAAGTGGGTACGATACACGATAATGTTCATATTAAAGACATTTCTGTAGACGAAAATAGATTCTTTAATTATACCATTATAAAGCCAAAGAACAAAACTGTAGCTGAAAATGTTATATTTCTATTACATGGTTTTAACGAAAAAGATTGGACAAAATATTTGTCTTGGGCTCAAGCCATTTGCGAAGGTACCGGAAGTCATATTGTGTTATTTCCGCTAGCGTTTCATATGCAACGCGCTCCTAAATATTGGAGCAATAAACGACATATGTATAAATTGAGTGAAAACAGAAAAGAGAGATACCCAAACATTATAGATTCTACGTTGTCTAATGTTGCCATAAGTATGAGATTACACGCCATGCCTCAGCGTTTTATTTATTCTGGACTACAATCTTACTACGATATAATTCAGCTTATTGAAGAATTTAAGACAGGTAAAAACCCACATATTAGTAAAGATTTCTCTTTTAATATTTTTGCATATTCTATTGGCGGTTTTCTTGCACAAATTCTAAAATTAACGAACTACAACAATTACTTTTCAGATAGTAAAATGTGTTTGTTTTGTAGCGGAACCACTTTTAACAGATTCTCTTCGGTGTCTAAATTTATTTTAGATAGTGAAGCCAATGTAGCCTTGTATTCATTTTTAATTGAACATTTCGATAAATTTCTAAAGACAGATAACATCTTAAACCATTATATTTTAAACGATCATTTAGAAGGCGAAGTCTTTAATTGCATGCTAGATTATCAGAAAAAAAGAGTGTTTAGAGAAGACTTATTAAGAAAACACGAAGATCAAATTTACGCCATAACCTTAACTAAGGATAAAGTTATTCCCTCTTTTGAAATTATCAATACCTTAAAAGGCGCTTATAGAGATATTAATATTAAGGTGGATGAATTAGATTTTGACAGACCCTATACACATGTAAATCCATTTCCGGCTAATTTAAGCTCTGACCAGCAAGTTACAGACGATTTTAATCTGGTATTTAATAAAGTATGCGATTTTTTTAATGCTTAA
- a CDS encoding GNAT family N-acetyltransferase has protein sequence MFIRKATITDADAIAQLLLTAMETIVYEFLGVKNHNQALAFLQHFTAQSNNQYSYQNCYVVENKNRVIAAINCYDGALLESLRHPIHQYITTHYNMYFNPEDETEAGEIYIDSFAVLKSEQGKGVGAMLLKFIIQNYVYKQHKTLGLLVEEHNLKAEHLYLNLGFKMVGTRNLVGKTLKHLQYTA, from the coding sequence ATGTTTATTAGGAAAGCCACCATAACTGATGCTGATGCCATAGCCCAACTCTTACTCACGGCTATGGAAACTATTGTTTATGAATTTTTAGGAGTTAAAAATCACAACCAAGCACTTGCATTTTTACAGCACTTTACAGCACAATCAAACAACCAATATTCTTATCAAAATTGTTATGTTGTAGAAAATAAAAATCGTGTTATTGCTGCAATTAATTGTTATGATGGTGCACTTTTAGAATCATTAAGACACCCCATTCATCAATATATAACCACACATTATAATATGTACTTTAATCCTGAAGACGAAACTGAAGCTGGCGAAATATATATTGACTCTTTCGCTGTACTAAAAAGTGAACAAGGAAAGGGCGTTGGAGCAATGCTCTTAAAGTTTATAATCCAAAATTACGTTTATAAACAACATAAAACCTTGGGATTACTTGTAGAAGAACACAATCTGAAAGCCGAACACTTATATTTAAATCTCGGATTTAAAATGGTAGGCACAAGAAATTTAGTTGGTAAAACACTAAAACATCTTCAGTATACAGCTTAA
- a CDS encoding FAD-dependent oxidoreductase, whose amino-acid sequence MQNEKLNLEKTNWTTCLECQGQGKKNRRIRKQERLRYQNALAVFKKANSQGKPPSPPKSSQYSCTTCNGSGLIATANSPIPDTENYPHVAIIGAGIGGVALAIACLHRNIPFTLFERDVSFDARSQGYGLTLQQASKAMSGFGIKTLKDGIVSTRHIVHNTNGSVIGEWGFRKWMHPEAKPTKKHTNIHIARQSLRLALLEQLNGHQQILWNHQFIDYKRDYDKKLILNFLVNGELKTKKADLIVGADGIRSAVRNHISNALHSPLRYLNCIVILGICPLKNLEHLENPLLDSATVFQTANGNERIYMMPFSANAVMWQLSFPMAEDEAKALSAQGPEALKTEACKRTPWHTPIPQILKATESQFISGYPVYDRALLHPEDLKEQAQITLLGDAAHPMSPFKGQGANQALLDALSLAREISKGCRPGSEWRKTGIQECVLNAFETEMLVRSAKKVKDSAAAAEFLHSDIVLHESNKPRGSINKEQNN is encoded by the coding sequence ATGCAAAACGAAAAATTGAATCTAGAAAAAACAAATTGGACAACATGTTTAGAATGCCAAGGTCAAGGAAAGAAAAATAGACGTATAAGAAAGCAAGAGCGATTACGCTATCAAAACGCATTGGCTGTCTTTAAAAAGGCTAACAGCCAAGGTAAACCGCCCTCACCTCCTAAATCTAGCCAATATTCTTGTACAACATGCAATGGTTCTGGATTAATTGCTACGGCCAACTCTCCTATTCCTGATACTGAAAACTATCCGCATGTTGCCATTATTGGCGCTGGTATTGGGGGTGTAGCTTTAGCCATTGCTTGCTTACATAGAAACATTCCGTTTACACTTTTTGAACGAGATGTTAGTTTCGATGCCCGTTCTCAAGGCTACGGACTCACTTTACAACAAGCTAGTAAAGCCATGTCTGGATTTGGTATAAAAACCTTAAAAGATGGTATTGTTTCTACACGCCATATTGTACATAACACAAACGGATCAGTAATTGGTGAATGGGGTTTTAGAAAATGGATGCATCCAGAAGCAAAACCTACAAAAAAACATACTAACATACATATAGCAAGACAGTCACTACGATTGGCTCTATTAGAACAATTAAACGGACATCAGCAGATACTGTGGAATCATCAATTCATTGATTATAAAAGAGATTATGATAAAAAATTGATTCTAAATTTTCTAGTTAACGGAGAATTAAAAACAAAAAAAGCAGACCTAATTGTTGGTGCAGATGGTATTAGAAGTGCTGTACGAAATCACATCTCAAATGCTTTACATAGTCCGCTACGTTACCTTAATTGTATTGTTATTTTAGGTATTTGTCCGTTAAAAAATCTTGAACACCTTGAAAACCCGCTACTCGACTCTGCGACGGTATTCCAAACTGCTAATGGAAATGAACGTATTTACATGATGCCCTTTTCTGCTAATGCGGTCATGTGGCAACTTAGTTTTCCAATGGCAGAAGATGAAGCAAAAGCTCTAAGTGCTCAAGGTCCTGAAGCACTTAAAACAGAAGCTTGTAAAAGAACACCGTGGCACACTCCTATTCCGCAGATTTTAAAAGCTACTGAATCACAGTTCATTTCTGGATATCCTGTTTATGATCGTGCTTTACTTCATCCCGAAGATTTAAAAGAACAAGCACAAATTACGTTATTAGGCGACGCTGCTCATCCTATGAGTCCGTTTAAAGGGCAAGGCGCCAATCAGGCATTGTTAGATGCATTATCATTGGCTCGTGAAATTTCAAAAGGTTGTAGACCTGGTTCTGAATGGAGAAAAACAGGAATACAAGAATGTGTATTGAATGCTTTTGAAACAGAAATGTTAGTGCGGAGTGCCAAAAAAGTAAAAGATTCTGCTGCAGCAGCAGAATTTTTACACTCAGACATTGTATTGCATGAAAGCAACAAACCTAGAGGTAGCATCAATAAAGAACAAAATAACTAA